A region from the Streptobacillus felis genome encodes:
- a CDS encoding ORF6N domain-containing protein: MADNSIIVVSDVVDIRNMIYTFRGKQVMLDSDLAMLYQVETKYLNRQRNRNEARFPEDFCFQLTKEEYDFLRCQNVTSKKESGSGGRRYMPYVFTEQVIAMLSAVLKSDIAVEVSIKIMNSFVEMRKFLLSNQELFARLDRVELKQLETDKKLWKKK, translated from the coding sequence ATGGCAGATAATTCTATTATTGTTGTTTCAGATGTTGTTGATATAAGAAATATGATTTACACATTTAGAGGAAAGCAAGTTATGCTAGACAGTGACTTAGCGATGTTATATCAAGTTGAAACAAAGTATTTAAATAGGCAGAGAAACAGAAATGAAGCTAGGTTCCCAGAGGATTTTTGCTTTCAATTAACAAAAGAAGAGTATGACTTTTTGAGGTGCCAAAATGTCACCTCAAAAAAAGAAAGTGGTTCAGGTGGTAGAAGATATATGCCGTATGTATTCACAGAGCAGGTTATTGCTATGCTTTCAGCTGTACTTAAAAGTGACATAGCCGTTGAAGTGAGCATAAAAATTATGAATAGTTTTGTGGAAATGAGAAAGTTTTTACTATCTAATCAAGAGCTTTTTGCAAGGCTTGATAGAGTAGAATTAAAGCAACTTGAAACAGATAAAAAATTATGGAAAAAGAAATAA